TAGCTTTATTGATGACACCCTCAACCCCCCGATCCTACCACACCTGAATACACTCAATGGAACCAAACGAAGGATATGGTTATTACCTGGATCATCAACTCTATGAGCCCTTCCCTCGCTAATTCCCTTGAGTATCATATTGATCCCCGTGTTGTTTGGCTCGACCTCTCTTCTCGTTTCTGTCAAGGCAATAATGCCTGAATCTACCACCTTAAACGTGCTCTTTCCTCCCTACAACAAACCACATCCTCCTCAGCCTCAACGACTCCTTCGCCTTTCTTTGCACACAAATCTTGGCCATGAAGCCCCTTCCCCCAGTAAGCAaagttttatctattttatttcaagaaGAACAGCAGAGGCTGCTCAACCTTCGATTGTCATCATCGAAGACGCTTGTCATGGTTGTTTGAATCGTTGGGAGTCCAAAACCTCCTCTGAAATGCACAGTGTGTGGCAGATATGGCCATATGCGCGACCGTTGCTGGACCATCGTGGGTTATCCTCCTGGTCGAGAGCCTTGTGCCAAATCGTGCCCCTCCATTCTTGGGCAGCCTCCATCAACTGCAAATCAGGCCTCTCTCACTCCCTCGGCTTCAAGTCCCGTCCCTAGTTTGTCATCGGAGTTGTACCAAAAACTCCTCACCTTGCTCGCACCATCGCCCCCCTTCCCCGATTTCATCTTCCTCTACTCATTTTGTTGGTAATCTCTTCTCCCCCACCTCAAATTTTTCCTGCAATTGGCACCTCCACTGGGTGGTCAACAATGGCGCAAGCCACCATATTTGCCAACGACGAAAGGCCTTTGCCGACTTGAGGAGCCTTGCCTCCCCTCACTATGTTTAGCTACCCATGGAACAAGACATTCCAGCCGAAGGACTGGGCACTTGtgtcctttctccctctcttacattaacaaatgtttattttgtttccctTCTATCCTTTAATCTTTTATCAATTTTCCAAATTACCTTTCAAAACTcgtgttattattttttcttctaatactTGCTTATTTCATGACCCACAATCGATGAGGTCAATTGGAGTGGGTGATCTATCCAATGGGCTTTACATGTACCAACCCTTTTGAATGTTTACGGGTGATcgaaactcctcaacaaaataacATTGCGAAGCATAAACATCAGCACCTTATGAATGTTGCCCATAACTTTCATTTCCAAGCACACTTACCTCTAACTTTTTGGGGTAGTTGTGTTCTCACCATAGTATATCTTATGAATCGCACTCCCAGTCACATTCTCCAAATTAAATCacattttgaaattctttttgataaaacaCCCAACTATGATCCTCTTCACGTGTTTGTGCGTCTTTGTTATGAACTAACTCTTCGTGCTCATCGCGACAAATTCTCTCCTCGTACTACTAAATGTGTCTTTCTTAGCTACCCAAGCACTCATAAAGCATACAAACTCTACAACCTTGATATTTAGTCCATTTTCTACTCATGTGACGTCATATGTCACGAACAAAAATTTCCTTTCCAAGATCTCTCAAACACTTCCTATTCTTCTCCTCCCATCATTCATTTTCCTGTCCTTGAACTTGTTGTATCTATTTCTTCATCCCATAAGTCCCCCTCCCCCTCCGATACACGTTCCCCAACCCCATCACCACCCATTTCTCATCCTCGCCCTGCCTATCTTCATGACTACATCTGCCCCACGTCGTATTCACCTGCTACATAGGCCTCAGGTACTACTCACCTTCTATTtgcttttctttcatattccTGTTTTTCTTCCTCACATATCACTTATTTAACTGCTCTTACCTCCTGTATCAATCCCTCATGCTATTTTGATGCTATCTACCACTCCCATTAGCGTGAGGCAATGTCCGCTGAGATTCATGCATTACATGATAACTCCACTTGGACTCTCGAACCTCTTCCTCCTGGTAAGAAATCCATTGGGTGTAAATgagttttcaaaaccaaactcaaggCCGACAGATCCATTGCGAGGTACAAAGCTCTCTAGTTGCCAAGAGTTACACCTAGGTTGAAGGCCTTGACTATCATAAGACCTTTGCTCTGGTTGCCAAAATGAGCACTGTCCGCTGCTTATTGGCAATCGCTGCTAccaaaaattggataaataCATCAACTCAACGTCAACAATGCTTTTTTACACGACGATCTTAATGAAGAAGTCTACATGACCCCACCACCTGGATACTGCACTCAGGGGGAGACTCGTGTCTGTCGACTCAGAAAATTCCtatatggcctcaagcaagcatCTCGtaactggttttttaaactaagtATTGTGTttcttgatgcaggtttttATCGATCTCAGGCAGATAATTCTTTATTCACTCGTGTTACCCACACCAGCATCACTCTTATTCTTgcttatgttgatgacattttgGTTACTGAAAATGACATTTCTCAAGTCAAAGTTTTCAAGAGAATTCTCTTTactcatttcaaaacaaaagatctTGGCTCTCTGAAATGTTTTCTTGGACTCAAAGTTGCCCACTCTCACAAAGGCATCTTTCTCAATCAGCCCAAATATGCCATTGACATATTTTCTGACAGTGACCAACTTGGTGCTCGGACTGCCtcttttcttgttaaacaaCATTTGAAGCTCAATAATCAATATGGTATTCTCCTCCCTAATCCTTGCCTTTATCGTCGCCTTATCTATCTAACCATTACTCAACCTAACATTGTTTATGTAGTCAGCATTCTCAATTAGTTTATGCATGCTCCTTATGTTCCTCACATGACTGCCGCTACTCGTGTTCTCTGTTACATCAAAGGGAGTCTCGGCCAAgacatttttttctcctcctctaGCAATCTACGTGTTACAGCTTATATTGATTCTAATTGGGCAAGCTGTCCCACCACATGTTGCTCCTCCACCGGCTACTTTATTAAGTTAGGCACAAATCCGATCTCATGGCATACCAAGAAATAGACTATAGTTGCTCGCTCTTCTGCTTAACCTGGATATTGAGCTATGGTTGTCACCACCTGTGAACTCACATGGTTGAAGTAACTTCTCACTGATTTTTGCATCTCTCATCCCAAGCCTTTCACCCTTCATTGCGACGATCAATCTGCACTTTATATTGCACATAATCATGTGTTTCATGAGCGTACCAAACACATTGAAATTGATTGTCACattattcatgataaaattcgCTCGAGCCTCTTCAAAACTATTCATACTTCTTCAAATGAGCAAGTCGTCGATATCTTCACCAAATCCTTAGGACACGAACTTTTTCATCATGTATCGTGCAAGTTGGACATTACAGATCTCCATGTGCCAACTTGAGAGAGAGTATTGACATATATCTCACCATATTTAGCTTACACAATATAAGGAATCATCTTAATTTTAGGAATCAATCAAATTAATTTGCTTATCTTATGTATAACTTTTTATACTTAATCTCTTGTACATCTATTTATCTGTAAAGTTGAATACAAATCAATATACAGTTTGAGCAAAATACTTCTCCCTCTTGTTTCTTACAACGTGTGTCAAGAGTAAATTATGCAAAGGGAAATACGTGAGGTAAATAAACTGATACCAACTAATGTAGTTAAATGTAATATGTTAACTTTTAACCTTATTTTATCttcaaacaattaataaatgagaattactaaaacatttaataaaagtaaattcataaattgactaaTTTCATGTAGTacatattataaagagtaatattatatacagatATAGAGTCCGCAAGCGccgtacagtaaaaaaaaatagggtttactattaaaaatttaatttttttttttcatatggatatcgtatttatttatttttttcaaaatgactgcacgacaCTTATATACtgatgactacaaatatcatttcttaattcataaatttatttttttcgattGTATTTATAAAGTTGAGATTTCTCAAATAAGAGATCCGTAGAACGGTATAATCAATCCGATTCAAATTGAGACGCCGGTAACGCTCTCACGGCCCATGAGGGCTTTTATAAAGCTGTTTTCATAATATCAGCGCCCGCGCACGTGACCCGAACTAGGATTCCCCACGCTCATAGATTGCATTGCCCGCTTCTCTTTCAcacatttcaaattcaaagttcTCATCATCGGCTTCCGTTTTTCTTTCGTTCAGACACCCTAACGGTCCAAATCTCATACTTTACAACAGAAATCCGAGGAGAGTTACACAACATTCAATCAAGACGACAATGGAAGGCGAAGAACCGCCATTTCTCTCCCCGTCACCattcccctcttcttcttctcatcttctcaAAGACATCTCAAATTTCAAGACACCCAAACGCCCTTCCCAAATTCCCATTTTCCACTCCCCCTGCCCACAATTCTTCACTGCCTCCAAACAAACACCTCGCATATCTTCGTCCTTACGCCGCCACCGCCCTTCTCTCGCTCCACCCTCCTCCGCCTCGGCACGCTCCAAGGCCACGGCCCGCAGGCTCAAGGCCTTCGAGCTCGAGCAGTCCAAGTCCTCTCGCAGGGCCCTAATCAAGAAAGAACACTCGCTGAAATCCCTGGCCAAGTCGCTCACCGTCTGGCTCAACTTCCTGTTCGAGAACCCCGGATCCTGCGGCTGTGATTTACCCATCCGTGGCGATGGGGATCGTGCGGCCGCGAAGGGTAAGAGGGACAGTGGGCCTGGAATCGAGGTTGGCGTCGATGCCGCGTGGCGGAGCCCCAAGAGGCAGAGGGATTTGCTGTGGCGGGCCGGGGAGAAGAACGCTGCCGAGTTTTCGGATTCGATGTTCTCGAATTTACGGTGTTCGTTGAAAGATGTGTGCAGCTTCGACGACTTGAAGCAGCGAATGCGTGTTTATTTGAGCCTGGGGAGTTGCAAGCAGATTTTCGAAGTGATGACTCAAGTGAccaaggttctctctctctctctctctgtgtgtgtgtgagagcaCGCGCGCGTGCGCGCGCCAaatcaagagaaaataaaattgtatcaAGCTCGGTTGAGTTACGTTGAATGGAGGTTTTCATAATGCAGCTTCTGTAAGGCTTGGGGACATTACCCATGCTGAGAATAAAGGGTGATAATCACGTTACTATTAACTAAATCTCAGATTTCCAGCATATTTCTTTAATTGAGATGTGACTATCCTAATGTTGTTTTTTAGATACTCACGGAAGATTCTTGATGTATACATGTAAAAATACTGATTGGGGGTTGAATCATTTTGGTATGTTTTATTTCTCAGAATATTGATGAAGGGAGGTTGAAAATGAAGGCAAATTGCCCTATAGTAACAGATTTTGGATTGAAAGAGAAGGCCACTAGAATTCTCATGAGTTATAATCCGATATGGCTTCGGATTGGATTGTACATTGTATTTGGTGGCGATTCTTTGTTGTCCAATGCAGACGTTAATTCCGATCAAGAAATCtcatttttgaaaatgattattgAGAAGCAGTTCTTCTCGCATGCGGGTCTTGCAAAGGCTTATGCCTATAACAAGATGGTAGAAGGCCTATATAGACCTGGTTACTATGAAGCTCTTGGGAATGTTATATTGAAGAGATTTTTGCTGCTTGCTCTTATCCTTGATAAAGCTAAATGTCAGAGTAGCCTTTCCCTTAAGTACGGTATCGATGGATTGGATGGGGGCTCTCCGTTATTGTTTATGGTGCAATCTGGTATTAAATCGAGCCATCAAGTGGTCCAAGGTAATTATTTATGCATTCATCATTTCAGTTTTTTGTTGATTCCGTTGACTGTAGTTTGTCCATTGTGGGCTGAAttttgtctctatttttttggggtttaaatCAGATTTTCTTTCATCGGATGTAATGCATGGGGAGGGTAAACTTTTAGTACATCTGCTGATATTGGGATACAAGGTTACTATAAACAGGTATATGGTTCGTTCTCGTATTATGCTGCTTTCCGTGGATATATATTGCGAGAGGTATGGTTGCGTCCATCTGTTTGTAACTGTGTATGCATATTTCTCTAGGGTGTACGTGTTGCTGTCTTGTAAAATTGGTTTAGACTAGCACCCGAGTGTTTGCTTTTTAGCTTTAATGACGAGGCAtaatggaaatgattttttcagCTTGCCATTTGAGAATTGATGTGCATGATTGTGCAGAGTCCACTCATTGAATATGACTTCAGAGTTACAGATTTATTCGTGGAGCTCCAAGATGGGGTGCGGCTCTGTAGAGCCATTCAGCTCTTGCAGCATGACTCTTCTATCCTCACggttgatctctctctctctctctcgctcccCCCCCCCGCGAAcaattgtttttcctttccGGTCAAATTTGATTCTTTATTGTGTCCGCAGAAAATTGTTGTTCCATCAGATACTCGTAAGAAGAATTTGGCAAATTGTGGCATTGCCCTGCAGTATCTTAGGCAGGCTAGTGTGATGCTATGTGATGAAGATGGAATGATGATTGTGGAAGACGATGTCGTTCAAGGAGATAAGGAACTTATTCTTTCCTTGCTGTggaatatttttgttcatttgcAGGTATGTCGGTTTCTATCCTCTGACCCAATTTTTCACAACAGTTGGTTGACGTTTCCTTTAAAAGCTTATAGTATTCTACTTATTCTCATTTTAATTAACTTACTTTGTCATGAAACTTGCAGCTACCTCTTCTGATCGACAAAGCAATTCTATTTGAAGAAATTTGTAAAGTCCGTGGAGTTCACGAGGTAGGCCTTAATAAGGATAGGCTTCCTCTTATTTAGCTGACCTGTTAAAGAATTTAAGCCATGAAAAAGCATCAAATTCAAGTTTCTTTGTTTTCCGATTTTTGGAAATAAGTTTAAACCAAAAGAACTCGATgataatcttatcttatctttcctcttctgtttttgtttttgttttcaacttGGTTTGCTTAACGTACGCTgattctctttcattttcacaGGAGGACTCAGGTGGCCTCAACTTCACTCATTTGGAAATGCTTTTGAATTGGGTTCAGGTATAGCTGTCGTGTGAGAAATTGTATTAGGAAATTCTCTATCTATGCCTTAGATACCACTTTTTTGCAATCTAACAAACAATGATCGAGCATTTATCTTCTTCTATGACCTTGACACCGTTATTTGGCAAAAAGAAATGACTGTCTATGTATATAGG
This genomic interval from Juglans regia cultivar Chandler chromosome 3, Walnut 2.0, whole genome shotgun sequence contains the following:
- the LOC118347967 gene encoding uncharacterized mitochondrial protein AtMg00810-like, which gives rise to MSAEIHALHDNSTWTLEPLPPGFYRSQADNSLFTRVTHTSITLILAYVDDILVTENDISQVKVFKRILFTHFKTKDLGSLKCFLGLKVAHSHKGIFLNQPKYAIDIFSDSDQLGARTASFLVKQHLKLNNQYGILLPNPCLYRRLIYLTITQPNIVYVVSILN